The genomic stretch AAACGACGCGTCCACTCAAAGCTCTTCTTTTTGCGTAGAAACAAGGCAAGAAATTTTTTTAGGATCCTACCAAATTTCCGTACTACTTTTAATTCCTACGTTTTGATTTCCTCCAAATTGAATGAGTCCTTAAAGGCTTAAACCAAAGGATATTAGATCGAGTAGTCAAATTCCCCACCCTATAAAAAGACTAGTCAAATTTGTAGGAGAAAATCCTGCATTTAACATCTTTTCTAACAGCGTGAAACATTTCCCCTTTTTTCTCAAATATCTCTGAGTTGTTCACTTGATCTTGTCAAGTTAAAGAAAAAGAAGTTGTTCACGCTCACTAACTATTGTCTCTTTCCATTTTTGTTACATGCAGGTGGTATGTCTACAATTTTCTCTCCATagttagagcatctacagccgtATATGACAAATATGACCCCTTAAACGTCCGCGCATGCGTCCGGACGTGTCCGCGGGCAGTGACCGGACACTCTTTAAATTAACACAACTGCATCCGGACATCTCATACTAGATTCTCAAATCCATTTTTCTGCCATGTGTTCTAGAAACTGAAATGTCCGCATCGTCCGGTGCTTGCACGGCTACATCGTCATCTCCTCCTCGTCCTCCGACGGCTCCGACGTCGACCCACCTCCTGCTACGGACACCTACAACATCTTTTCTAACAGCGCAAAACATTTTCCCCTTGTTTTTCAAATATCTCTCGGTTGTTCACTTAACAAGAACAAGTTAaagaaaatgaagttcttcgcgCTCACTAACTATTGCCTGCTCTCTTTCCGTTTTCGTTACATGCAGCTGGCATGTCTACAATTTACTCTTCACAGTTAGCATCAAgtcttgtgtgtgcttgtttttTTCTCCTTCTGAGCAACCTGGACTTTGTAGTTCTAAACATGCTCCAAAAGTTAGCGTTCACGATTCAAATAAATCCTGGTGTGTTATATCTGTGTTTCTGAACCAACCATATCAACAACACCCCTGTCCTGTCCTGAATATCATCAGTTATACAGTTTTAGTGTTCTGAACTAGTATTTGAAAAATATGAGACGATTTCAGACAATATGTCTCTGCAATATTATTATGCTTACAGTTGCTCACAAATTATAAGAGTATATGCTCCGGCTCGGAACTTCGAGCAAGTACCCTCGCCAAAAAGAAATTACTTCCAGTAAGTAGCACTAACCGACGTTGTTCAACATTCACAGTTGTAAATTCCCCTGTGAACACAACTAAATATAGTTCCAGCCTCCAAATAAAAAACAGAGTTTTTCACAAATTTCACACAGCAGTTGCTCACAATTTTCAACCTATTGCTGGTTGGTTACATGATTAGTGCACACTTGCATCTCAGCTTGCAGCCTGATGTTGTTTCTCAACTCCCAAGGAACAGCATTCTTCAAGTACTACTGATGTTGTTCAGCCTTCACAGCACATGGGGCAACGTGAGCTCCGGCCACACTACAAATGCAACAATGGTGGTTCAgtaaacatgcatgagacaatCTAGAGAAACAACAGTTCGAAAGTTTCATGGGGATCATATTCAGTCGACTACCTTAGTTCAGAGAGTCAGTAGACGGGGCCTTCGCAGATTCTGCATTGTCAGGAGAGGCAATTAATTCTTCTAGTGTGCGGAACCTCTTGTGATTGGCTGCCGGTTCTTCCACGGGCCCCTTGCGACGTTCATTGTTCAGCCTTCACAGCACATGGGGCAACGTGAGCTCCGGCCACACTACAAATGCAACAATGGTGGTTCAgtaaacatgcatgagacaatCTAGAGAAACAACAGTTCGAAAGTTTCATGGGGATCATATTCAGTCGACTACCTTAGTTCAGAGAGTCAGTAGACGGGGCCTTCGCAGATTCTGCATTGTCAGGAGAGGCAATTAATTCTTCTAGTGTGCGGAACCTCTTGTGATTGGCTGCCGGTTCTTCCACGGGCCCCTTGCGACGTTCATGCTTCAGTTGAAACCTAGGACTTGTCCTAGGAATGCCAGTATGGTAGTCCTTCCTAGCATGTTTCACCTTGCCCCTCACCAGCTCTGCATCAGCACCATCAGAGGTCAGAGCCTCAGCTGGCAGCTCTTCCACAGGCCCGTTACGACATTCACGCTTTGTTTCAAACCTAGGACTTGTCCGAGGAGTGCCGGTATGGTAGTTCTTCCTAGAATGTTTCACTTCCCCTCTCACCAGCTCATCACCCAGgttgcagaataagttattcttcatccgaggtaatcttactatcatttcataattaaattacgtttcgaattcaaatagttacattcctattgattaattacgtaaaatttggcataagaaaataaaaatataggtcataagactaTAAAATTTGCaatttatgtgtattttacactatgtttttacgtttgtaattttacataacataaaatattttttatgacgattatatattttcttatgGTCTCTTTTTACGTCGTAAATAgaacaaaacttacggaacgtaaaattacagTGCATTGATAGCCACCTTCAGAGGTCAGAGCCTCGGCTGGCAGCTCTTCCACAGACCCGTTATGACATTCACGCTTCGGTTCAAACCTAGGACTTGTCCCAGGAGTGCCGGTATGGTAATCCTTCCCAGGATGTTGCATCTTCTCTCTCACCAGCTCCGCGTCGCCACCTTCAGAGGTCAGTGCCTCGGCTGGCAGCTCTTCCAGAGGCCCGTTCCGACATTCAGGCTTCAGTTCAAACCTAGGACTTGTCCTAGGAGTACCGGTGTGGTAGTTCTTCCTGGGACGCTTCACCTTCCCTCTTACCATCTTTGCATCGCCACCTTCAAAGGTCGGAGCCTTCAGAACTGTAGAAGTCGGGCCTGCAGAAGGTGAATGTTAATTTTTTTTTTCTGGGAAGGGTGCTGTTAACTTCAAATAATAATAATTTGTTGCAATGTTTGCATGATATGGACTGTTTGCAAGATAAACACACAACTGTACTGAGAAAGGGATAGAGGAATATACTGGGGAATGGCGCTGATGTGGGAGTGCGAGGACAGTTGTGCGATTCAGCCATATCAAGAGGTGCTTTTTCAGTAACCAAAGGCGACGCTGTAGCTTCCAAACCATTTCCAGAGTCAGCAGCTTCTTGACTTCCTTCAGTAGCTGCAACAAGCACAACCTTCACATCTTGGCTTCCTTCACTAGCAGCCTGCACATCTTGGCTTCCTTCACGAGCTGCAACAAGCACAACTTGCACATCTTGGCTTCCTTCACTAGCTACAAGAAGAGGTTCTTTTTCCGTAACCAAGGACGATGTGGTGGCTTCCAAAGCATGTCTGCAATCAGCAGACTCTTGTCTTCCTTCACTAGCGGCAGCAAACACAACCTGCAGATCTTGCCTTCCTTCACTAGCTGCAACAAACACAGCCTGCACATCTTGGATTCCTTCACCAGCTACGACATGCATAGTCTGCCTATCAAGCGACGCCGCCCGGTGCTGAGTTGCAATATGATCCTCCTGAACAGTCTCGTCATCGCTGCTGCTCAAGTCAATAATATCATGATCACTCAGATCTATGAAATCTATTACAGTCATTTTGTGGCCTGAAATAGTAAAATTGCGTGAGCAATGATTAATGAAGAATGGTGCAGGAATAAAAACAAGCTGAAGCTATATCCATCCATCAGACATTTCACCCCTAAGGGAAAAGAAACAAGTAGCAAGGATAATAAAAATAACCAAAGTCACCTACCCTTTTTAAGAATCGAGATATTTGAACATTTATGTAGCTATTATAACATGAATGGCTCTTTAACTTGGAGCACCGGCCATGAACTCTCTTTTTTAGTACATGTGGTAAAAAAACAATGAATGTACTATCGAAGACAAATGCAGTAAGATTATTTTCATATAACCCGTCATATATATTTTAATGTGCAAATTCAAATAACTCTGAATCCAGAGCTCTAGCGGTTGCTTTGATTCCTACATATCCATTTAGTATATCTTGATTGAAAATGAAGCTATCATTTCCTTCTGTATATTGCTAAATGAATAGATTTCACAAGAGGTCGAGAAGCTCGAGTAGTAGTAAGAATTAGAGTTCTTCCTCAATTATGGATTTTTTTCACATAGCTCGGGTCAATTAGCATCTCCATGTGTTGAGTTAAAAAGTAACGGCGACGTTGCTAAAGATCGAACAAAAATGGCTTTACCGGATCCAAGTGTGACCAAACTGTCGCTTTCTTGTGCCCTGACTGTACTCTAGAAGCCACATTGTAAGTTTTGACAGGAATACCATGCAAAAATATACTGGCGATGTAATTGTTGTTGGGTTTTCTCTTCTCTTTTCGAAAGCTCATCTTGTGGGAATTGGTTCCCTCTGACGGTCTGACTTGATTCTACAAACTGTGCACTGTTTTGGTCATAGTCTGTTGCATTTTACACTTTGATTCGAATATGAAATGCACTATGTTGAACACTAAGTAACTCCTATCACTCGTCATGTTAGATACACACAGTTCTGTTTTGGGCAAGTTGCTTAGAGTAGACAATTTTTTTGATTAATTTCCCTGGCCTAATACCAATGTGATGTGCAGATAACTTATATCTCCGGCCAAGAGCTCGCCTTGATGTCCTCACGGACTGGAGATTCATGACTAAGAGCTCTCCTCAATGTATGCAGGTACTGCCCAGACCGTAAAGAAGCTAATTGATGTTAATATATAGTTATATCTTTCTGAATTTATTTTGAGGGCAAATGCTCGAGTCGCCGAGTAAATGTCCAACTCGGTCTGTTTTCAGTGCACATATATCATTTCCTCAATTTGATGGAAATTAGCGGCCACTTCAATTTTCTTGTCTGCATTTTCTTTGCAATCAGCAAGGAAACCTAGGACAGATGTACATTTCCTCATGTGAATTCTAGTCCCTACATTGTTTGTGGCTTTGGGCAATATAAAGAATTGGAGAACTTTGCTATATAGGTTTGGATAGAATATCATAGCTGTATCTACAACTGCTTAATCTTTAATTTGTAGTTGAAATTCTGCACACATCTCTCTGTATTTGTTCACCTTATCGGCTATCATGCACCATAACTTTATAAATGAAAATATCCTAGTAAAGTTTCGACAGCACTAACTTTCCAAAAATATACAGTTTCTGTATATCAAGGTTGTCTGCCAGTGATTCGCTCCTTGTTCAAGTGTTGGCATACATAAACTTAAACCACAAAAAAATGTGTACACATGTGTATAGCTCTAAACATAAAAAGCCTTTAGAATCATGCGTAGCTTTACAAAATGCTAGACTGGATTCTGAATATGCTAGATAATACCATCTTCCACACATGATAATATGTTGTACCGCACCACTGTATACACAAGTGTGTAATTTTTTGGGTGGCTTCCTCCACCAAAACAAAAGGCTTGTGCACGACTGATGCTATCCAACTAGACTGTAATAATCACTGCTGATTTTGCATGACAGTGGGTTGTCACAGATTTGCAACAGAGCTGAGCAGTCGTGTAGCGTCGCTGGTTCGTGTTCATTAGTGTCAGGTTATGGTAGCCGTTGGCATGTTTCTTGGTGCGGTATGCATCTCCTCCCACCACGGCGGTCGACAACCAAGTCTAGCCGCCATAACTCTTTAGTATCACCCCCTCTCTCCGATTTACATGAGTGTGTGTCAATGTATTCTCCCATGGCAAGTCTCTGTCCATGTTAGGTTACATTAGTAAGAAATTTAGTTATCTGAATTTAGGTAGGTAATTTATATTTAGTATCTCCATGAACTCACTCACGATATAGATAATATTTTGGATTGAAGTAATGATGTAAACTGCAACTATACAAACCAATACATGTAGTTCAGGTCGAAATTCGAAGGTGGTGTTACACCTTGGCTAAATTTTTGTGTATGCTGCTAAcaatttaggattgttttacaCTATTCTTTGTTGTAAACAAACCAGGTAATGTCGTGAAATCAAAGTGTTTTTCAGATTTCTATTTACGGCATGATTTACCTCCAATTCTTTGCATGCGCGGTTTTCATTTTGATGACTCTCAGCTGCCAGACAAAATAGAGAATGTTGCTGTAAAATGCATGACAaccatatactccctctgttcccaaatatttgtctttctagacatttcaaatggactacaacatacggatgtgtgtagacatattttagaatgtagattcgctcattttgctttgtatgtaATCACTTGTTAAAATCTataaaaaagacaaatatttgggaaCGGGGGGAGTAAATAGTGACTGCCTGTTGTTTTAATCAATCCATTTTTCTATTGTAGCAACACTTTATTGTTATCCTAGTTGTGCAATAATTTACCGTTTCTATGAATCAATTTCAGGTGCTCCTTTTCATCATGATTACATCATGTGGTAGCCTGCTTTTTAAGGTATTTAAGTTTTGATGCTATGTACTCCCCCCGTGTCCAAAAATaaatctttttagagattccaatatagattacatatggaacaaaatgagtcactctaaaatatgtctatacaaatccgtatgtagtccatagggaaatctctaaaaagacttatatttagaaacggagggagtaattcaTATGCATTGGATGGTGTGTGAACAACTTTTAATCTTGATCTCTTTTATTTCATGCTTATCCAATTGTAGCTCGCACAGTTTGATACACGGCATGGTTTAGGTTGCATTGAAACGGTAGTTACAGAGCTCGGCCTCTTTGTCTTGTTTCTCTGTTTACTATTGATTCATACATGTAGCCAGCGTGTTCATGTGATTTCTTGTACGTCCAAACTTCGCTTGCTATATATTTGATATTGATTCTTTTTTCAGTTTAAGGTAGTAAAGCCCCAGTCTACCTTCAAGTGTGATTCATATGTTCTTGTTTGTTCGTGGTCTCTACCTGTTTGTTCTTCTGAGAACTAAACATATTATGTTTCTTCAGGTCTCTATTCAAGTGGATGACGGGAAATGTATGAGGGATAGAGAGGAATAAGTTTTCTGGAACACGTCTTTGTAGTGTATGGTGGGTACAAGTAATGTTAGATTCAAAATTTAGAGCTTTTGCCAATAATAAGTAGCAAAATTCAGGATTGCTGAGAAGGGAGGTGAACCTAATGGCTTCAGTACTATTGTTACGATACTATGCTGATTCCAGGCTATCGATGAGAATAGTTCAGTCGCTTTAGAGATTGTTGAACATATGAAATTGATTGTAATCTCTGGGCACCCTCAAGTTAAGCTGCTTGGAGACCAAGTTCAAATATGTGTGAGGGCAGTGTGGTTGGGCATGCGAGTCTATTGCACCTGATGTAATCAGACCATTAGATCTGTTTTGAAATAGTGATCTCTAAATGAATTTTTTTGTACTCGTAGGTATAGTTTTCATTACGTGAGACATTTCCCAGAACCATTAGTAGTCTTGTACATTGAATCAATTTATTAGACGGCTTTGTTATTCCTAGGGACATGTTGATTATTTTGCATTACATAGCATTATTTTATGGCCATTGGGCTACCATCCGTTCCTCGAGGCTGGTGATTGTACTGTGTACTTGATGATACATATGTCCCTTTTATGTTCGGTTCTTAATGTTGTCATCTCAATCAGCGCTGAGCATCGGTTATGGGCTTTTGGATTGTTAGCCTCACTGTAGTGCTGATATGCTTCCCAATTAGAAACAAAGCTTTTGCCTCCATTTATTTTGGACTTGTGCCTGTCTTGCCCTACAAAGATAATAAGAAATTGTTTCAAGGTGATTATAGCCGAACTACCTAAGGCAAATCAAAATTTTGGAATACAGTTTAAGAATTTGGATCTGTCATTTTCAAGGTAATTTCGTACTATAAAAAATTTCATTTAATTTGCCCATCTCACAGTAAAGTTAACAACGCTCAAGAAtcattgtgtgtgtgtgtgtgtgtgttctaaAGCAACAAGATTATCTAGACCTCGCCAAAAAAACGAGCTGATCCTGTAGATAACTGTCGTGCAAAACATTAGAGGAAAATGCAGACAGGAATTGCACCGTAGACCTTTATAGGAACATAATCTTATCGAACAAAAAAAGTCAGGTGCGCTTCCATACTCACTATAAAATTATAGCAACAACATTTATTGTTTTATGGGGCTTTCTGATGTGCCATACAAAGTTCTCACATGCATGATGTAAGTTATTGGCATGCAGAAGCAGAAGGTAATATTACGTCGCACCTTTTTGCTTTATGGAATGGAGATCGGTTCCTTCTTCATGATGTAATCTTACCTCAAGTGATTTTGTTTTCTTACGTTCTGAAGGTATGGCCGTGGGAGATGGCTAGGGGCTGGGGTGAGGAATAAgaattcctcacccagggtgatgAATAACGTGACCCTATATATAGGGAAAAGCAAACCTATGAAACTTCGCTCGGGTGGCTGCAATCTCGGCCACATGCTCTACTTGGGATCTGGTCCCATTTATTTCCTTACAAACTtttctatcattttgagagtGTGGAATTTATTTCCTCTTTGGGTTGATCATGGTCCACAAACGCATGCGTATAGGTAGTAGGCCCAGCCCATAGGCTGACATACCTGCTGTGCGACAGTCTTCGAGGCACGTGCGAATGGTTCCCGGCCCACGAAGGGTTCCAGGCACTGGAAAGGTTCAGACACTTTATCAGATGATTCACTCAAACAACACTTTGCAGTGTTCCTTCATTGCATGAGCTCCAACTCCACCGTCTTGAAAT from Triticum urartu cultivar G1812 unplaced genomic scaffold, Tu2.1 TuUngrouped_contig_5953, whole genome shotgun sequence encodes the following:
- the LOC125529930 gene encoding uncharacterized protein LOC125529930, translating into MTVIDFIDLSDHDIIDLSSSDDETVQEDHIATQHRAASLDRQTMHVVAGEGIQDVQAVFVAASEGRQDLQVVFAAASEGRQESADCRHALEATTSSLVTEKEPLLVASEGSQDVQVVLVAAREGSQDVQAASEGSQDVKVVLVAATEGSQEAADSGNGLEATASPLVTEKAPLDMAESHNCPRTPTSAPFPILKAPTFEGGDAKMVRGKVKRPRKNYHTGTPRTSPRFELKPECRNGPLEELPAEALTSEGGDAELVREKMQHPGKDYHTGTPGTSPRFEPKRECHNGSVEELPAEALTSEGGYQCTVILRSVSFVLFTT